The genomic stretch AGCTTTTCGAGCAACTTGCCAAGAATGCACATTCGTTCTAATCAGTAAGATCTCTTTCAAATCAGAGCTATAATACTAATTAAGCCATCGTactataaataataataataataataataataataataatagcgGCAattagaataataatatggcCTTCAATCCACAAAAAGTGATCcctatataataatttattatatctgTAATGGTAATCATTACTATGATTGTTtaagtaaataaaatatgtaCCATATGCAATTGTAACTTTTATCGACTACTGCTGCAAGTTAGCGCCTACGTATTTATTGTCGTTATTTTTCTGTTATTTAGTGTCATAGCGTAAATAAGAAAggttaaattttaatttcgGACCGGAATAAATTATCTGAAAATGGAGTTGGTACCTTTTTTTAGGCAGGTGATGAGTTAAATGtcataattaaaatattgagTCCCTAGTATGTGGGTTTAATGTGgcttaaaaatatatagtagAACGCATCACGTCAaactaatttattatcaaagcGACATATCAATAGTAATGATTAACATTTCTCATTCTCATTTTGTCTTAACTTTTATTCTGATAGCTATATTTGGATATTTACTATATCGTAATAAGGAGAAAATTGGTATGTATTAAAAAAGCTTTTTCGTTTTTTATGAGCTATTTTACTAACAAGATTTGTTTATTgtgttaataatttatattttctgaATAGCTTACACGGCTAGAGAAACACTTTACAGGCTTAGAAGGGGCACTGTAGGATCTATTTCATTAAACGATTCATTTCatgaagatttagaatCTGGTTTAAGCTCCCGGAATTTTGATATCATAAGTAAAAATACAGATGATGGTAGATCTGGTTTAGATGATGAATCCAAAAAGGAAATCAAAAAGATAAtggaagaagaaaatttgaCTTTTGATAAAGctagattattatttactgAAAGAAAATTCAACGCCAATGGTATTGCAGCTGATGGAACACCATTAGACCCAAAAGCTGTAATTTTTGGCTAATGCAAACAAGTGGATTACTTTTCGACATTTATCCCTTCTTTATTCATAACTACATGCCTTCTTAGCACTTATTTTTTACCTTACATCTCGATCCTTGAACTTTGTAAAATATGCCTAAAgatatacaaaaaaaacgaaacaaaacaaaacaaaacaaaacgAAATGAAGTGAAATGAAACTAACATTGAAAGATATACAACAATTGTATATTACTTCTAGGCCACATGTTTTCTTCCcttcattatatatattttcagataactactttttttatacaacggtttctttttcaaaagtaCCTTATATTATGTATTACTTTCACATCTGACGTTgcatatattataaaattcctttcatttattatttttaattataagTCGTTTTGACCTTGAATTGTTGTTATGATAAGATTTTAgtcttttgtattttgaGCTTTGAGAAAGTAGTAGGCATCTAAAAAAGTATCTTGCTGATAGTCTGAGATTGTCTCTATAAAAGATAAGgtaaaataaatgaatcaCTAGCCATATATAGTTCATCCTATGGAGTAATTTCACTGTTAAAGGATATCCTGGTACATAAGAATTATTCCATTCACATCAAACTATAATTTAAGTTTATGGCATTTGTGCcgataaatatatttggtATATTATGTCTTGAAATCACAATTGTCTCGATATTTCTTGTTTCTATTGTAAAGATACTTTTCcctattttaaatatcatttaatgCTACACAGATAACACCTTTCTGGTGGCCACCATATTGTCTCACAATTTCCTTGGTTGATAAATCCCATAATCTAACATAATGATCCGACGAAGCTGTGACTAAATATGCACTGTCTGCACTGAATGCACAGTCCCAGACCCATCGTTGATGACCATCGAGAgttatttctaaatttacACTTTCATTATCGATTGACCAAATCTTGGCCGTATGATCAGCTGAGCAGGTTGCAATGTGTTTCCCGTCGGACGATAACAAAGCTCTTGTAATGTAAGTATTGTGGGCTTTAAAAACACTTAAAGGTTTCAAACTTGAAGCATCTGTTCTATTAGGCATATCCCAAACATAACAGTTACCTTTTGTGTTTGCAGCAACAAGAGTTGATCCATCGGGTGACAATGATAAAGATTGTAACGGTATATCGTCTTCAGGTACCAATTGATGTGTTGAACGACCACCAGCTAAATCCCAAACCCTTAAAGTACCTGAACGATCACAGGATACAAGTTCGGCTTGGTTTGGATGAATAGCTACGTCATTAACTGGTGCTGCACCTGTACCTACAGACGAAGCACTTGATGAATTGCCTGAAGTGGAAGATGAAGATCCTGAAGATCCGTGTAGGTATATCCTTGGCTGAGTTGGTGGAGATCTAACATCCCAGACTCTAACAGCACCGTCTTCACTAGCCGTGGCTATCCATTGTCTCTCTCTTTGAAATGCAACAGCTGTTACATTTCCGCCATGGCCATCTAAGCAAGCCAATGGTGTTGGGTTTGCACTCTGAAGATCATATAACCGAACGCTTTGGTTTGCTGCTGCAGCTAGAAGTGTTTTATCGCTACTAATCTCTAATCTGTTTACTTGAGATTCTGGATGTTGTATAGTTCTTGAGCAAACCCCTGTTAGAGCTTCCCAAAATCTGATTGTGTGGTCATAACCTGCAGATACTAGTATAACGGacatatttaaaattgtagTGAAGTATCAAAAGTGATCTTACAATTCAGTACCTTgtgatatttttgttgttttatCTCTCTATTTTCTTTCTCGTGTTTCACAATTCCTTTATAATcctattaatttttaatatggATTTGAATAGTCCGAGAGTGTATGGTGAATACGAATATGTCTATATAAACTACTTGAAGTAACAAGAGAACAAAAAGGCAAATCCTTGCATCATGCTTTAAGGATATCCATTTTATTGCTGTTTTGTTGTTCATTAAAAGTCTTGAAAATTTGAGAAAAGCCTGCGCAATAATTGAGATACTACAGGGCTTCGCCTGAGTTGAAAAACTTGAAAGGCAgcattaaatatttaagagCAGGTAGATCACAAGTTAACTTTGTCATTAGAGAAAATGGGATTAATTGATCTGCTAcatatttctttcaaataactAAGTTTTTCCTTTAAACATATTTTGAACACTATATTGTAATGTATGAAATTTTCCCGATTTGTCAAGTTTGCGATGGAcctgaatttgaaaaatttgaaaaaaattaacttgAGCTATTTATTTCACAGAGCATGACCAATTTATGGTATAAttagatatattattagGCTTCGAAGATTGTGGAACACTTCAGAAGTTACTCTctagaaaataatagaaactTACTCACTATAAAAATGCCTAGTCACGTCCCTGCTTGGAAGAAAATTGCTATCAAAAAATCTCAGGCCAATTCCGAAACTAATGATGGCAAAAAGGacaatttaattgataatgatcCATTAAATGTTACAACACATTTGGCATCTGGTTCATTGACCAGAAAGGAAAAGAAGAGAATACTGCGTGGTGAACCAGAATCAAGttctaaaagaaaaaaagtacCAAAAACAAGCAAGCCAATTAAGaaggaaaaattatcaaaagaagaaagacAGTCGAATAAAAGCAAAGTTCTAAGAGACCAATTAAGATATCTTATTGAATTCTTtctagaaaaaattgacaCACAATTACCAGAAGAACTgttaaatttagaaaatgttaaattttACTATGGTGATATAGATAGcaaaaatttgaagaaagataatgaagatgatactGAAAAAGTTATTGATGtttggaaattttcaaaacaaaAGCAAAACTGGTTAATAAAGCATTTTTTAGTTTTGGATGAAATATCTGAAGAATACGACAGTTTActaatttcatattttaaagatttaaaaggTGGATCAAAAATGGAGTTATATaagaaatctttaaaaatctGTCAATCATGGAATGATTATACAAAAGACCAGCAAAGAAAGATAGAAGaaatgattaataattctgatAAAGAAAGCAACGAAAAGGATTCTGGAAAAGAAGAACCAACCGATGACAAGAATGCTACAGATAAAACCGAACAAGAAAAGGAAGAAactaaagaagaagaattaccGATgccaaataaatatcttgtACATAGATGCAAGAAGCTAATTGATGAATGGGTCTCCCAGGATGAATCGGGTGAGATTAAGGCTTTTGAcctaaataattttaagtTGGATTAACAGCTCTAatacaaatttaattttcatcCTAAATTCATCATAGTtggaatatatatagatatattcATATGTAACATAAATTAGCATAAAACTTCTCtgtattttaattttttaactggttaatatttttaactaaTAAACTTCTCTGTGCTTAAAGGTTCCTAGAATTTGTTTAGTGCTTTCATTGGATTTTTCTGAagacaataataataaattatgtaattaattttattgtaAAGATCATAATATTCTATGTATCtctaaaatatcaatttttcataatcGATTAGTAATAATTGGACCTATAGAATACATTAATAAAAGTTTTTATCTAAATAATTGTTAAACAAAAATGCTGGAAGTACAGATTATGATATTATGTCTGTAAACTAAATTATTCTATATTTAGATACCTTCATTGTATAAAGTAATTTTCCATTGTCTCATAATAATTCCTTGAAAAGTAACGCGctattataaatttaaaatatatacaaaaattCTCTTCTAAACTTAGTATTCTAAgcaagattaaaaaaaatgtagcATAGGAGCAGTTTCTCATATAATGAGTACAAGTGCAGGAAATGGAACCTTGCCTAGCTCATCTTTTGATAAAGAATATCTAGAGgtatttataaattcttttacaAACCTAAAAATTATACCACTAATTGATAGAAATGtgttatttcaatattattatggtATCTCTCGAAGTAAcgataaaaatttaattctaaaagCACAAAATATATGTGAAGAAATTTTTAGCTTAAGAAAACAAGACAAATATCTTATAGAAGA from Henningerozyma blattae CBS 6284 chromosome 4, complete genome encodes the following:
- the RBP95 gene encoding RNA-binding ribosome assembly factor RBP95 (similar to Saccharomyces cerevisiae YCR016W; ancestral locus Anc_1.431), with the translated sequence MPSHVPAWKKIAIKKSQANSETNDGKKDNLIDNDPLNVTTHLASGSLTRKEKKRILRGEPESSSKRKKVPKTSKPIKKEKLSKEERQSNKSKVLRDQLRYLIEFFLEKIDTQLPEELLNLENVKFYYGDIDSKNLKKDNEDDTEKVIDVWKFSKQKQNWLIKHFLVLDEISEEYDSLLISYFKDLKGGSKMELYKKSLKICQSWNDYTKDQQRKIEEMINNSDKESNEKDSGKEEPTDDKNATDKTEQEKEETKEEELPMPNKYLVHRCKKLIDEWVSQDESGEIKAFDLNNFKLD
- the LST8 gene encoding TOR complex subunit LST8 (similar to Saccharomyces cerevisiae LST8 (YNL006W); ancestral locus Anc_1.399), encoding MSVILVSAGYDHTIRFWEALTGVCSRTIQHPESQVNRLEISSDKTLLAAAANQSVRLYDLQSANPTPLACLDGHGGNVTAVAFQRERQWIATASEDGAVRVWDVRSPPTQPRIYLHGSSGSSSSTSGNSSSASSVGTGAAPVNDVAIHPNQAELVSCDRSGTLRVWDLAGGRSTHQLVPEDDIPLQSLSLSPDGSTLVAANTKGNCYVWDMPNRTDASSLKPLSVFKAHNTYITRALLSSDGKHIATCSADHTAKIWSIDNESVNLEITLDGHQRWVWDCAFSADSAYLVTASSDHYVRLWDLSTKEIVRQYGGHQKGVICVALNDI
- the TBLA0D04860 gene encoding uncharacterized protein (similar to Saccharomyces cerevisiae YCL012C; ancestral locus Anc_1.407); protein product: MINISHSHFVLTFILIAIFGYLLYRNKEKIAYTARETLYRLRRGTVGSISLNDSFHEDLESGLSSRNFDIISKNTDDGRSGLDDESKKEIKKIMEEENLTFDKARLLFTERKFNANGIAADGTPLDPKAVIFG